The genomic segment GCGGCCGCCAGGGACCGGTCCGCGCCGGTTGGCAGGGACGGGTTCCCCACGTCCCGCGAGAGGCAGTCGTCGAACACCGGCCGGGCCCCCTTCTCCAGTGCCACGTCCTCCTCGGTGTCCCGGACCAGACAGCCGCGCAGGACAGGCGCACCGCCGGCCGACACGTGCAGCGCCGGGAAGGCCGTGCCGTCGCCGCCCGCCCAGGCGAAGACGCAGTCCTCGAAGGTGCCGCGGGCCCTCTCCCCGACGAACAGGCTGTTCTTGCCGGTCCGGGCCACCGTGACGGACCTGACCCGGGGTTCGGCCCCCGGACCCACCACCAGGCCGGAGCCGGCGGTGTCCCGGACCGTGCAGCCCTCGACGCTGGGCGTGGCGCGTTCGCCGATCACCAGGCCCGCGGTGCCGGTCCCGCTGATCCGGCAGTCCCGCAGCACCGGGGCCGTCCCGGTGCCGCAGGAGACACCGGCCCGCTCGGCGTCCGTGACGTCGCACTCCTCCAGGACCACCGTCCCGGTCGACTCGGTGGTGATCCCGGCCCGGCCGCGCACCACGGCGAGACCGCGCATCCGGGCCTCGGCCGCGCTGTCGATCCGCACCCCCGACAGTCCGCAGTCCGTGATGCGACCGCCCTCGACGGTGAGCCCGGCGCGGTCGGTGGCCCGGATCCCGTGTTCCGGCGTCGAGGCGATACGGCACGCCGTGAGCGTCACCCGTGAGTCGTCGCAGGCGTGCACCGCGCTGAACGAGCAGTCCGTCAGGTCGCCGTCGGCCACACGGACCTCGGAACGGTCGCCCGCCAGCAGGCCGTTGGCCCGGCTGCCGGTCACCGAGGTGCCCTCGGCGGTCAGCCGGGCGGAGCCCCGGGCCACCAGACCCGAGCCGTGCGCCCGGTCGACCTGGCAGTCCACCAGCTCCGCGCGGCTCTCGCCGTCCGCGCTCACACCGGGTCCGGAGCCGTCCCGCAGACGGCAGTTCAGCAGCCGGACGTCTCCGGTGCCGGAGACGGCGACCCCGTCCGTGCCGGTGCGCAGGATCTCGCAGCGGGTGAGCAGGACGCCGCCGTCCGCGCGGGCGAGCGGCACGTCGCCGTCCGCGCTCTCCCGTCCTTCGCGGCCTTCCCGGGTGTCCCGGTGGTCGGGGCCGGCTGCGTTCGCGGGGCGGGCCGAGCTGCCGAGGACCCGTACGCCCTCGGCGGCCGTCTCCGCCACCCGGCAGTCCAGGGCGGCGACGGCCGCCTCGTCCTCCACCAGCAGACCGCTGCGGCCCGGCCCGGAGATCCGGCACTCGCGCAGCACCGCCCGGGCGGTGCCCCGGACGCGGATGCCGGACCCGGTGACCCGCCGTACGGTCAGCTCGGTGGCCTCGGCGACGGCCCGGGAGCCGATGACGACTCCGGTGCCCTCGATGTCCTCGACCACGACCCGGGTCAGCCGTGCCGTACCGGTGGTGTTGAGGTGCACGGCGGCCAGCCCGGCCCCCGACACCCGGCAGTCCGTCAGCGTGAGCGACGCGTCGCCGCCCGCCTCGACCCGGCCGCCGGAGACCTCGCAGCCGTCCAGCTCCAGATCGCCGGTGTTGGCCAGCACGGCGGGCAGCGCCGGGTCCTGGCCGGTCAGGGCGAGGCCCTCGACCCGTACGCCGGGGGCGGCGGCCTCCAGCACGGGGCGGCCGGGGGCCGCGGCCAGCAGCCGTACGGCGTGCTCCTGGCCGTCCTCGGGCAGCAGGCGCACCGCGCGGTCGAGGAGCAGCTGTTCGACGTACTCGCCCGGGGCGATGCGGATCTCGTCGCCGTCGCGGGCGGCGCGTACGGCGGAGCCGATGCTGCGGTGCGCGCCGCGGCCCTTGGGGGCGACCCGGTGCACGGTGGCGGTGGGGGGCACGTGGGTTCCAATCCCTCGATGGGCGGGACGGCCGGTCATCGCGTCCCCTGCGACGGCGTCG from the Streptomyces sp. NBC_00310 genome contains:
- a CDS encoding right-handed parallel beta-helix repeat-containing protein, whose amino-acid sequence is MPPTATVHRVAPKGRGAHRSIGSAVRAARDGDEIRIAPGEYVEQLLLDRAVRLLPEDGQEHAVRLLAAAPGRPVLEAAAPGVRVEGLALTGQDPALPAVLANTGDLELDGCEVSGGRVEAGGDASLTLTDCRVSGAGLAAVHLNTTGTARLTRVVVEDIEGTGVVIGSRAVAEATELTVRRVTGSGIRVRGTARAVLRECRISGPGRSGLLVEDEAAVAALDCRVAETAAEGVRVLGSSARPANAAGPDHRDTREGREGRESADGDVPLARADGGVLLTRCEILRTGTDGVAVSGTGDVRLLNCRLRDGSGPGVSADGESRAELVDCQVDRAHGSGLVARGSARLTAEGTSVTGSRANGLLAGDRSEVRVADGDLTDCSFSAVHACDDSRVTLTACRIASTPEHGIRATDRAGLTVEGGRITDCGLSGVRIDSAAEARMRGLAVVRGRAGITTESTGTVVLEECDVTDAERAGVSCGTGTAPVLRDCRISGTGTAGLVIGERATPSVEGCTVRDTAGSGLVVGPGAEPRVRSVTVARTGKNSLFVGERARGTFEDCVFAWAGGDGTAFPALHVSAGGAPVLRGCLVRDTEEDVALEKGARPVFDDCLSRDVGNPSLPTGADRSLAAAGGPGGDPRSTARETEAPPEDTIEDLLAELDGLAGLDRVKQDVSSLVKLMRMVRRREEMGLAPPPLSRHLVFTGNPGTGKTTVARLYGRILAAVGLLERGHLVEADRSALVGEYVGHTGPKTTRLFQQARGGVLFIDEAYSLTQYAGSNDFGQEAIATLLKLMEDHRDDVVVIVAGYLKEMEVFVRSNPGLASRFNRTLLFEDYGSAELVSIVEHQAAQHQYELAPDAREALAGRFDAMPRDRGFGNGRTARQLFQAMTERQAYRVAELPDASESDVMTLKPEDIPRNL